The window CCCCGCTGTTCCTGGCCCTGGTGCTGGTCGAGCTGGCCGATCTGGTCTTCGCCGTCGACTCGGTGCCGGCGATCTTCGCCATCACCACCGATCCCTATATCGTCTACACCTCCAACATCATGGCGATCCTGGGCCTGCGGGCTCTGTACTTCGCCCTGGCGGCCGTGTTGCACCGCTTCGCCTATCTCAAGCAGGCCCTGGCCGTGCTGCTGGTGTTCATCGGCGGCAAGATCTTCATCGCCGACGCCCTGGGCTGGGAGAAGTTCCCCGCCGCCCTGTCGCTGTCGATCACCTTCGCCATCCTGGCCGCCGGCGTCGGCTGGTCTCTGTGGAAGACCCGCAAGGCCCCCGCCCTTCCGGGGGCTCCCGGCGCAAGCGCCTAAGCGCTCGCCCGGTCCTCCGGGCGATCTGAAGAAGAACCGGGTCGGACCCTGTCCGGCCCGGTTTTTTCATGGCTGTGACGGGGGAGGTGACCCCTGCAGAAGGCCTGCGGGAATCCCTTTGTTCTGAGGTTGAAGATCGCGACGATGACTGCCGCAGTCGGGAACAAGCTGTGGCCGCTAGGTGTCGTGGTCCGGGTGCTGGCGCGACGCCACCGAGCCGCCCGGCCCGATCGGCGGCCGCACCGGCATCTGCGCCAGATGATCCATCCAGGCCGGCCGACCCTCGACAGCCAGCTGAACCCCGGGCTCAACCACCGACGGGTCATCGAAGGCGAAGACCGCCAGATCGATCTTGCTGTCGCTCCACGCGAAGGTCAGGGGCGTACCGCAGGCGGCGCAGAAGCCGCGCTGGATCTGATCCGAACTCTGGAAATGGGCCGGGGCGCCGCGCGTCCAGGTCAGGTTAGCCACCTCGACCGTAACCAGCGCTCCGAACGGGCCGGCAAAGGCCTTCTGGCACATGCGGCAATGGCAGATCGAGGCGCGGCCGGGGTCTCCCTCGACCCGGAAGCGGACGGCACCGCACTGGCAGCCGCCGCTCAGGCTCACGGCACCCGCTCGGCGATCACCCGCGACCCGTCATGGCCCGTGACCCGGAAGGCCAGGATCTGGCCGGAGGGTGCTTCGCCCGCAAAGGCGATCTCGGTGAAATCCTCGGCCCGGGCGACGCCGTCGCGCTCGACCAGGCCCGACAGCACGCGGCCGACCTGGCGCTGCAGGTGACGCTCCAGTCCCGCCTGCCCCGCTTCACGCAGGCGACGGGCGCGGTCCTTGATCACCGTCCCCCTGACCGGCGGCATCCGCGCGGCGGGTGTGCCGGGGCGGGCGCTGTAGGGGAAGACGTGCAGGAAGGCGAGGCCGGCTTCTTCCAC of the Caulobacter henricii genome contains:
- a CDS encoding GFA family protein — translated: MSLSGGCQCGAVRFRVEGDPGRASICHCRMCQKAFAGPFGALVTVEVANLTWTRGAPAHFQSSDQIQRGFCAACGTPLTFAWSDSKIDLAVFAFDDPSVVEPGVQLAVEGRPAWMDHLAQMPVRPPIGPGGSVASRQHPDHDT